In Zingiber officinale cultivar Zhangliang chromosome 8B, Zo_v1.1, whole genome shotgun sequence, a single genomic region encodes these proteins:
- the LOC122017971 gene encoding aquaporin SIP1-2-like, which translates to MGAVKAAVGDALITFVWMFCISGLGFATFLITAALEIQGAHFSLLLTASLIFVIVFAFNVIADAMGGASFNPTGNAAFYAAGFGEDTLISMALRFPAQAAGAVGGLLALYEVMPPDYKHLLVGPSLKVDLHTGAIAEGALTFVITTAVLWIIFKGPPSSLVKALMITICTLGVITAGDSYTGPSMNPANAYGWAYLNNRHNNWEQFYVYWICPFIGAISAGWLFRVVFPPRPPVKAKKA; encoded by the exons ATGGGTGCGGTAAAGGCCGCCGTTGGGGACGCCCTTATCACGTTCGTTTGGATGTTCTGCATCTCCGGCCTGGGTTTCGCCACCTTCCTCATCACGGCAGCTCTCGAAATCCAAGGCGCCCATTTCTCCCTCCTCCTCACCGCCTCCCTCATCTTCGTCATTGTTTTCGCCTTCAACGTCATCGCCGACGCGATGGGCGGCGCCAGCTTTAACCCCACCGGCAACGCTGCCTTCTACGCTGCGGGATTCGGAGAAGACACTCTCATCTCGATGGCCCTCCGCTTCCCTGCGCAG GCGGCCGGCGCAGTCGGTGGGCTCTTAGCCCTCTATGAGGTTATGCCGCCGGATTACAAGCACTTATTGGTCGGGCCTTCGTTGAAGGTAGATTTGCACACGGGGGCCATCGCCGAGGGTGCCCTTACATTCGTCATCACCACGGCCGTGCTTTGGATCATCTTCAAGGGGCCTCCGAGTTCGTTAGTCAAGGCATTGATGATCACCATCTGCACACTTGGGGTCATTACTGCTGGCGATAGTTACACTGGACCGTCCATGAATCCTGCAAAT GCATATGGCTGGGCTTATCTCAACAATCGTCACAATAATTGGGAGCAATTCTATGTCTACTGGATCTGCCCTTTTATTGGTGCTATTTCTGCAGGTTGGTTATTCAGAGTCGTCTTTCCCCCTCGCCCACCAGTAAAGGCTAAAAAGGCATGA